From the Rattus norvegicus strain BN/NHsdMcwi chromosome 15, GRCr8, whole genome shotgun sequence genome, the window tgcccggtactatccatcccttgagaacattaataacaatacacagagcagaatcttaacatcacctgccatcttgtcctgccacgacTTCTCCCTccggtctcttcctctctcctcctcttccttcaaacttctctccagcccatctttccttctcctccaatgacaggcctccttctatcctgtacctgcccctcacctgttctttacaaattcaatggagaggtggttctggtgaagtcacctgagtcctgagtacctgactaggcagctgtccttggggcagtggaattagcatcaaaatatagtaacttcagggcaaaccacaacaatggtgtggtagacttagatttttcaaagcctacttcaATAAGAGTTCTCAAAGGTTCTGATCCCCCTTCTAGCCAACAGTCCAAAGGAAGCAGGTGGGAAAGTGGGTAAATAGGCCCAGGTCCTAACGCCCTGTTCATAAGGAGTACTTTGGGGCAATCCAGTCTCTGGGGAAAGGGTGTCCTCCGCAGTCCAGTTTAGTAGTGTCAGGATATCaagtgaacttggaaaaaaatatattagatactgattttctttgttctttaacaTGGGTgaaaggtgggtgggtgggagtgggagcatcctcatagaagcaggggcaggagaaGTGGatatgggagaagggggaaaggaaataacatttgaaatgtaaatacataaaatatccaagaaaaatagaattgaaaaatTAAATTCTAGAACACGAACTATCAATTCTTTTCAATTCAAATGTATTACACTGTAATTACTTCACTTCTAGGATAACTATGAAGTAATACTATGGTGATCTACATATGATAAAATTCATCtatacttttaagtttttatttgtaaataatagCTTTTTAATTATCCCCtctggctttgttttcctttccactAACATTTTATTATGAATCACTTCAGTGACTTTAATATTAAGAAGAAATACATAGAAATCACACTGAAAAATGGAAGGAAGTTCCCTACAAAAGATACcgaaaacataaatacataaaataaagtccCTGTGTTTAAAGACCATGAAATCAACCCTCCGCGACTCAtgggaaaaaaaatagaacaagaaaatAATTCCGAGATTCGTGGACTTAGGAAAGATCTTAAGAACTTACATTAATAAGGGATGCTCAAGCAAATCATAAcagggaaataaaaagaaaaccaaacaacaacacagaaataatataatttttgtaAATATTGTAACACATTGCACAGGGAGATATAATAAACATGGTGAAATAGGAaaaaagtagaagagaaaagagagcaagCAATAGCAATTGTGAAAGAGAGACAAGCCCTGCCTGTAGATGCATATTGGAAGAAAACAATCAAAACATATGTTTACATCATTGTAGTTTTGGCAGAGACTTAAATGAATACATTGAAAAAATGATACCATGTTCATCAAATCATAAAACAAGTATTTTGATtttaagacagattttttttaaaaagtaagatgtAATAATCCAGACTACCCCGAAAATATActgaatatataaaaaaaaaagaacacgtAGATAATAGccaaataagaaaaggaaagcttGATTGCGGCAAGTCTAGCACAGAGAGTAGAGGGAACTGGAGATGTCAGACGCTTGGTTCTGAGGAGTGATTTGCAACGCAATGGAGCGAGGAAGGGATCGAAGAACTACTGAACAGCACCTGCCAGAGATTGAGGTCCAGGTCAAACCTAGAAGGACAGCCTCACTGAGCAACCAAGAGTGTCACTTGTACCCACGGCGTTCTCAGCAACAGCAAGTTCCCGTGGTGGATTTCCAGGCAGAACTGATTTAGGCGTTCTTAGCTGAGACACCAAGAGGTGGTTAAAGCAGTATTGCAACTTCAAGGTGGTGGTAGTCAAGGAAAACAGGACCCATCCACTCTTCGTGAAACTTCGGTCACGCTTACACTGTGTTAACAACCTGAATCAAACCTTTAtttattgccctcccccaagTATGAAGGACCTTGAAATTTTAGTGTTGAAAACTGCTATTGTGGAACAGCAATCATGACTGGGTAAGAATAGCAAGATGATGCGGCATACTGACTGTAGAATGAGATGTATTCTGTACGATAGAAGATTCTTCATTGGCACCTTGAAGGCTTTTGACAAGCATATTAATTTGATCCTCTGTGATTGTAATGAGCTCAGGAAGATCAAGCCAAAGAATGCAAAGCAGCCAGAACGTGAAGAAAAACCGGTTTTGGGTCTGGTCTTGCTACTTGGAGATAACTTGGTTTCCATGACAGTGGAGGGTTCACCTCCTAAAGATACTGGCTTTGCTCCTGTGCCGCTTGCTGGTGAGGCAGGTGGCCCTGGGGTTGGAAGAGCATCTGGCAGCACAGTACCTGCAGGTGTACCTATTCCCCAAGCTCCTGCTGGATTAGCAGGCCCTGCCCAGGGAGTTGGAGGCCCATCCCAGCAGGTCATGACCCCACAGGGAAGAGGCACTGTtgcagctgctgctgttgctgctagcATTGCAGGAGCCCCAACCCAGTACCCGCCAGGAGACGGAACTCAACCTCCACCTGTAGGCAGAGCAACCCCACCTCAAGGCAATATGGCTCCTCCACCCATGGGCCCACCAATTGGTCTTTTCCCTGCTCAAGGGACACCTGTTGGCATGCCCCCTCCAGGAATGAGACCCCCCGCCTCCAGGAATTAGAGGCCCACCTCCCCCAGAAATGCGTCCACCAAGACCCTAAGATACAGTTGATTAATCTCAGTCCTTCTCTTTCCCTACAATGCTTCCTGTGAAATTGTGTAACCTGTAAGCTTTTGACCCCTCTTACTGCACGAACTATAGATAATAAATACAgagagcaattaaaaaaaaagaaagcttgatTAATTGATTTATAAATGGATGTATTGAAGCTAAGAGTCCCATGACTGGTTGATCTCTGTCTTATGTCCAGTGAGGTTTTCTAAGTAGATTAGTTATACATATAGTCATttatcatagatgagataatggGTTGATGATGTACCCAATCCTGCCATTTTGCAGTGAAGCATTGAGATTAACAACTttcaaggcaaaacaaaacaaaacgaaaaaaaatTAACATGTGAAGTACAATTATTAGTCATATAATTAATGGCCAAAGGTCAATAGTTTTTcttactgaaaatattttagaaatattgtggcaaaattatattaataaatgaagcaaaaaaatatttctcttttatacattcatttatatatttttttgcgTATGTGAATGAatttgtgcttgtgtgtactATGAATAAATCTTGTTAAGTGTTGGACATAAACTTAAGAAAATCTGggaaatgtttatatttaaaattcttgtTGTCATAAATAAGATGATGGGTTTTCTCAGGACACTTTCCAAAGATCACAATCCCATTTCTAGCTTACTTAAAAACAAAGTACTACCAGATGTATTCACAAATTTTCTCTCTCACTGGACCTAACCTGTATCTACAAGAAAACAAACCTTAAGGTAAGACTGCTTCCATAGTCTGATGTGCACACGTGAACTCCTACAGCCGCCATAAGTGAAGTCAGACTAGAGAAAAAGCACCTAGAAGAGTTAACTagacccgcagatcccggcccgcagcagctctctgctcccagaccccgtgagagagagagacctcaccgcctggtcaggtgggcactcctgaggctgcagagcagaagagaccaccaacactgctcacccctgccaacatccctggcccaagaggaaactgtataaggcctctgggctcccgtgggggagggcccaggagcagcaggacccctgcctgagacaccgccagaacctgaaggaaacagaccggataaacagttctctgcacccaaatcccgtgggagggagagctaaaccttcagagaggcagacaagcctgggaaaccagaagagactgctctctgcacacacatctcggactccagaggaaaaagccaaagaccatctggaaccctggtgcactgaagctcccggaaacggcggcacaggtcttcctggttgctgccgctgcagagagcccgtgggcagcaccccatgagcgaacttgagcctcgggaccacaggtaagatcaaattttctgctgcaagaaagctgcctggtgaactcaagacacaggcccacaggaacagctgaagacctgtagagaggaaaaactacacgcccgaaagcagaacactctgtccccataactgactgaaagagaggaaaacaggtctacagcactcctgacacacaggcttataggacagtctggtcactgtcagaaatagcacaacaaagtaacactagagataatctgatggcaagaggcaagcgcaggaacccaagcaacagaaaccaagactacatggcaccatcggagcccaattctcccatcaaaacaaacatggaatatccaaacacaccagaaaagcaagatctagtttcaaaatcatttttgatcatgatgctggaggacttcaagaaagacgtgaagaactcccttagagaacaagtagaagcctacagagaggaatcgcaaaaatgcctgaaagaattccaggaaaacataaataaacaagtagaagcccatagagaggagacacaaaaatccctgaaagaattccaggaaaacacaatcaaacagttgaaggaattaaaaatggaaatagaagcaatcaagaaagaacacatggaaacaaccctggatagagaaaaccaaaagaagagacaaggagctgtagatacaagcttcaccaacagaatacaagagatggaagagagaatctcaggagcagaagattccatagaaatcattgactcaactgtcaaagataatgtaaagcagaaaaagctactggtccaaaacatacaggaaatccaggactcaatgagaagatcaaacctaaggataataggtatagaagagagtgaagactcccagctcaaaggaccagtaaatatcttcaacaaaatcatagaagaaaacttccctaacctaaaaaaagagatacccataggaatacaagaagcctacagaactccaaatagattggaccagaaaagaaacacctcccgtcacataattgtcaaaacaccaaacgcacaaaataaagaaagaatattaaaagcagtaagggaaaaaggtcaagtaacatataaaggcagacctatcagaatcacaccagacttctcgccagaaactatgaaggccagaagatcctggactgatgtcatacagaccctaagagaacacaaatgtcagcccaggttactgtatccagcaaaactctcaattaacattgatggagaaaccaagatattccatgacaaaaccaaatttacacaatatgtttctacaaatccagcactacaaaggataataaatggtaaagcccaacataaggaggcaagctataccctagaagaagcaagaaactaatcgtcttggcaacaaaacaaagagaatgaaataaagaaagaaattaaaaactttttagaatttaatgaaaatgaaggtacaacatatgcaaacttatgggacacaatgaaagctgtgctaagaggaaaactcatagcgctgagtgcctgcagaaagaaacaggaaagggcatatgtcagcagcttgacagcatacctaaaagctctagaacaaaaagaagcaaatacacccaggaggagtagaaggcaggaaataatcaaactcagagctgaaatcaaccaagtagaaacaaaaaggaccatagaaagaatcaacagaaccaaaagttggttctttgagaaaatcaacaagatagataaacccttagccagactaacgagaggacacagagagtgcgtccaaattaacaaaatcagaaatgaaaagggagacataactacagattcagaggaaattcaaaaaatcatcagatcttactctaaaaacctatattcaacgaaacttgaaaatcttcaggaaatggacaatttcctagacagataccaggtatcgaagttaaatcaggaacaaataaaccagttaaacaaacacataactcctaaggaaatagaagcagtcattaaaggtctcccaaccaaaaagagcccaggtccagacgggcttagtgcagaattctatcaaaccttcatagaagacctcataccaatattatccaaactattccacaaaattgaaacagatggagcactaccgaattccttctacgaagccacaattactcttatacctaaaccacacaaagacacaacaaagaaagagaacttcagaccaatttccgttatgaatatcgacgcaaaaatactcaataaaattctggcaaaccgaattcaagaacacatcaaaacaatcatccaccatgatcaagtaggcttcatcccaggcatgcagggatggtttaatatacggaaaaccatcaacgtgatccattatataaactaactgaaagaacagaaccacatgataatttcattagatgctgagaaagcatttgacaaaattcaacaccccttcatggtaaaagtcctggaaagaataggaattcaaggcccatacctaaacatagtaaaagccatatacagcaaaccagttgctaacattaaactaaatggagagaaacttgaagcaatcccactaaaatcagggacttgacaaggctgcccactctctccctacttattcaatatagttcttgaagttctagccagagcaatcagacaacaaaaggagatcaaggggatacagatcggaaaagaagaggtcaaaatatcactatttgcagttgacatgatagtacatttaagtgatcccaaaagttccaccagagaactactaaagctgataaacaatttcagcaaagtggctgggtataaagttaactcaaataaatcagttgccttcctctatacaaaagagaaacaagccgagaaagaaattagggaaacgacacccttcataatagacccaaataatataaagtacctcggtgtgactttaaccaagcaagtaaaagatctgtacaataagaacttcaagacactgaggaaagaaattgaagaagacctcagaagatggaaagatctcccatgctcatggattggcaggattaatttagtaaaaatggccattttaccaaaagcaatctacagattcaatgcaatccccatcaaaataccaatccaattcttcaaagagatagacagaacaatttccaaattcatctggaataacaaaaaacccaggatagctaaagctatcctcaacaataaaaggacttcagggggaatcactatccctgaactcaagcagtattacagagcaatagtgataaaaactgcatggtattggtacagagacagacagatagaccaatggaatagaattgaagacccagaaatgaacccacacacctatggtcacttgatttttgacaaaggagccaaaaccatccaatggaaaaaagatagcattttcagcaaatggtgctggttcaactggagggcaacatgtagaagaatgcagatcgatccatgcttatcaccctgtacaaagcttaagtccaagtggatcaaggacctccacatcaaaccagacacactcaaactaatagaagaaaaactagggaagcatctggaacacatgggcactggaaaaaatttcctgaacaaaacaccaatggcttatgctctaagatcaagaatcgacaaatgggatctcataaaactgcaaagcttctgtaaggcaaaggacactgtggttaggacaaaacggcaaccaacagattgggaaaagatctttaccaatcctacaacagatagaggccttatatccaaaatatacaaagaactcaagaagttagaccgcagggaaacaaataaccctattaaaaaatggggttcagagctaaacaaagaattcacagttgaggaatcccgaatggctgagaaacacctaaagaaatgttcaacatctttagtcataagggaaatgcaagtcaaaacaaccctgagatttcacctcacaccagtgcgattggctaagattaaaaactcaggtgacagcagatgctggcgaggatgtggagaaagaggaacactcctccattgttggtgggattgcagactggtaaaaccattctggaaatcagtctggaggttcctcagaaaattggacattgaactgtctgaggatccagctatacctctcttgggcatatacccaaaagatgcctcaacatataaaagaggcacgtgctccactatgttcattgcagccttatttataatagccagaaactggaaagaacccagatgcccttcaacagaggaatggatacagaaaatgtggtacatctacacaatggaatattactcagctatcaaaaacaacgactttatgaaattcgtaggcaaatggttggaactggaaaatatcatcctgagtgagctaacccaatcacagaaagacatacatggtatgcactcattgataagtggctattagcccaaatgcttgaattaccctagatccctagaacaaacgaaactcaagacggatgatcaaaaggtgaatgcttcactccttctttaaatgaggaaaaagaatacccttggcagggaagggagaggcaaatattaaaacagagactgaaggaacacccattcagagcctgccccacatgtggcccatacatatacagccacccaattagacaagatggatgaagcaaagaagtgcagaccgacaggagccggatgtagattgctcctgagagacacagccagaatacagcaaatacagaggcgaatgccagcagcaaaccactgaactgagaataggacccccgttgaaggaatcagagaaagaactggaagagcttgaaggggctcaagaccccatatgtacaacaatgccaagcaaccagagcttccagggactaagccactacctaaagactatacatggactgaccctggactctgaccccataggtagcaatgaatatcctagtaagagcaccagtggaaggggaagccctgggtcctgctaagactgaacccccagtgaactagactatggggggagggcggcaatggggggagggttgggaggggaacacccataaggaaggggagggcggagggggatgtttgcccggaaagcgggaaagggaaaaaaaaaagagttaactaCATCTTTGCTTAGTAATGAGCaacttctgtgaggtcacaacTACAGATTTGCTTCCAGATAGACTTGAGACTGTCATCCTTTGTGGTCTGGCATTAACTCAAGAATGTGAACAGTCAGAAAATAAGGTCTTTACTCAAGATACTTTTTGAAGGTCTAGTCATGGTTGGTTCCTCACAGTATCCAGGCTGCTAATATATGTTTGCCTGCCTAGAATAAtagtctttttttctctctgtgccaCTTAGCCTTCAATAGCTACACTGAGTACAGTGATACAGGAATGCAGATACAATTGTGCACTTACTATGTGATAATTTAAGTTTTACCCAGATGTCTTTGCTTTCTTCCTTAAGGATCTCTAACATTTTAAAGGTCAAATAAAATGACTTTCACATATTTTTGAGATGACTAAGGGAATACTGATATGAGATATTTTTTAAGGCAGAATAAAGAGATTTGCTGCTGGGTAAAGATGAGATGGCAGTACAATGTATTGTGGGAGTAAGAAATCACAAAAGACAATGTATAAATTAGATTCTGAAGGGATGTAAAATAATCAATCAAAATTTTACAATACCTTTTATATGAGAAAACCTTATCCAGTGGTAACACTAAAACACATTTGTTTTCAAATCCGGAAAATTATAGGTTTTTTAGTATATGAAGAAATAATGTAATCCATGCATGTGGAAGAAAAGTATAAAACTCACCTTCAAAATTaatgattgatgaagctaagaagtgcgtgctgacaggaaccagatatagctatctcctgagagacacagccaaagcatatcaaatacagaggtgaatgttatcagcaaaccattgaactgagaacaggactccctgtTGGAAAATTAGAGAAAggcttgaaagagctgaagggcttgcaaccccttaagaacaacaataccaaccaaccagagcaatGGTAACTTGttgcaatttttaaaatagcctttattttgagaaaaattgGATGGTTAAAAGCACCAGATCAGGAGCCTAACATTACTGCCCTCCAAAagccacccccccaaaaaataaacaGCCAAAAGCATCAGATGCAGAGAATTAACCCAACCAacggacagaagctgctgacccctccgGTAGAATTAGGGAAAGCTGGGAGATGAgaagggcgaccctgtaggaggaccagcaatctcagGTAACCTGGAGCCCTGAGATCtcacagacactgagccaccaaccaggcagcacacacccgctgatatgaggtccccaacacatatacagcagaggactgccggtctgggttcaatcagcaaagattcacctaaccctcaagagactggaggcccagggagtggggagatctggtgtggtgggagtggggaatgttaaacagtcagagggcagcctGTGAGGGGAATAAAGATcagaccattaaaaaaaaaaaaaaaaccaaagaataaaAAGCACCAGATCACTCAACATAATATtctcttatttcttcttcttctttttttcccttaaaaaaagaCCAGGCTTTAAAATCAACCTTAAATGTATCACGTCAAATTCTGTTTTGTCTTGTGAAGACATAATCTCATAATGAATATATTCTATGCATGAGAAGTAGAAACTTATACATTTTAACACTTTCAACTCATTGAGtttttgtaaacacacacacacaatttaaatattAGAAGAGGAACTTATTGATCTAActacataagaaaaaaataagacttCAAAGGCAATCAAGTTTTTATACAAATCACAAAAGATgatattccaggaaaaaaaaccaTATAAATGTTTAGAAAAACTGGCCGCTCAATAATTTAAGGAGGGACTTTTTCATAATTTACTGTGATTCAATGATTATTAATGCATGTAAAAAACAAAGATCATTGAATTTTATTCTTGCAGATGTTAAGACTGAAGGTTTCTATAGGCATGAAATCCACAAtaccttttaaaataaagttacgTGCGAGGACTAGTTTGTGCCAAGTGTACTTAGATGCAATATTTACATTGCATATAAATGTGCTTAGATATTAGCATGAATTTGGTGATTATTTGTCTGATCTGAAGACAATTTTTTCATTCTCTAGAAAGTCAAACCCGGAATAtacttgaagccagcctggcctgtTAGTTTTGCACCCATGAAGGTCAATGGCATGACAAAGAATTTCGTCAGGCAGACAAAGAGACAGTagcaaaaaggaaagagaatgatTGAATAACTGGATGCGTAGCCACTGGAAATCTCGGTGTTACCAAAGAATgtagtacacagggatggactgATTTCAGAGTATAAGTAGATAATCGTAAGGAGCTTAAGCCATGTTAAAGACACTGAGAAATTGTTGGAAGGCAAAAGAGCAGGAGTAAGATAATCACAATATGTACttaagacaaagagagaaattacGCTATTACCTGAAGCTTAGTGTTAAAACATACAAAAAGAGATATAAGAAATTGACACAAGGCAAAGGATACCATCGATAGTTATTGAAAGCCCCAGAGACTGCGAAATAACACTAGATATTGTTATTGCCCTCGGTTAGCTACTTTAACTACATGGGTAGGACCCTGTTTCTGAAGACGTTATAAACTTTGGCTGTAGGACATGGAAAAATCAATCTCCAGCCAACCAGGTAAGTTCCTCCCTGCTGGCTGGTTTCCATCGCACAAGGAAGTGGTAAGCAGATTACGAAGAAAAAGTAGATGAGTTATCTTCCCTAGCATTgatccatgaatatcacaatgcTAATCTGCTAGGCAAAATTTGCCTGCTGAGTCAGAGAGGCATGACTGTTCTGAGGTAAATAACTGCTTTCGGCTTTGAGTTGAGACCTCTTCCACAGGAGGGTTTTATAAATGTATAGTAATCCTAGTGAAGATACTATGTCACAGGAAGGTCATAGGCCCCAGAGGAGAaactgttattttatttgtttggttgttttctaaACTGTCATGCTGACAAAGTATActtctgtttgtttatgtttACGATTTAGGCTGCTTTCAGTCTTGATCATGGAAATTTCTTTTTGTAAGGAACAGCAGCCAATGAAAACACCCACGAAGTAAGGATGCTGAGAATGAGTGCTTAATGATAAATAGCGTATCTCTATTATCTACTCCACTACCATGAAAGCCTAGGAAGAAACGtagaagagaaggcaggaagaatGTGAGGTCCCCAAGTAGCAGGGGAAAATCTGCAATGCTGTTCTTTAGACATGGCGCTGCTATTAGACACATCACATCATGGCAGCTTTGGTTATTTGCAGACTTACCTAAGACCCGAGCTAGCTACACTTACTTCCCTGTAGATGGGGCAGGCGATCTGCAGGGTTTCATATGAGCAGCTATTGCCAGTGGAATTACTAGAGGAAAAGAGAATCATTCTTTAATGAGGATATGGaaatatatggaatatattttcCCTGTGCTCCAGTGAATGGCCCCACTGCAAGAAACATATAGGCTTCATGCTCAGTAGTAGATGGTCAGCAAAATGAAGTAAATCAATGTTTTCCGGAATTTTTGTATCACATTATTTTCCTTaggaatttttattatttttgccttaGTGGTGGTTCAGTTAgttgtatattatggtttctgatttctgtttttatgcgtgtgtgtgtgtgtgtgtgtgtgtgtatgtgtatgtgtgtgtctacatgtgtgtgtgtctgcgagtgtgtatgtttgtatgtgtgtgtgtgtatgtgtatgtgtgtgtctacatgtgtgtgtgtctgcgagtgtgtgtgtttgtatgtgtgtgtctgcgtgtgtgtgtatgtgtatgtgtatgtgtgtgtgtctgtatgtgtgtgtatgtgtgtgtgtatgtttgtgtatgtgtaagtgtggtgtgcatataagtgtgtatatgtgtgtatgtgtgtgtatgtgtgtgtctgtgtgtgtttgtatgtgtgtgtatgtgtgtatgtgtatatatgtgtatgtttgcgtgtgtgtatgtggtgtgcacataagtgtgtatgtgtatcttatttttttagttttctgtgactttgaggttACTGTTGATTGCGTGATTATTTTCTAAAGAGATTGAGAAGGAAATGTATGGAGTTGAGTTAGACTGGACATGAGAGAATCTAGAAGTAGATGTGGAAAAAAGTGTTCAGAATATATTGTACAATTTtttccaataaaatataaattgaaattgttcaaaataacaaaaaaggtAATTATCAGAAAAGAGTTTACAGATTTATTTTCAAGTAATCCTCTTTCACTTAAATTTATGAAGTCCAAGTTCAATGccttttttaacatttatattcCATAGTTCAAATAATAGTGTTTTACCTAAAAACacttcattgtatatttttattttaaaaatcttgtcCATTTTTTCTTAGTAATTAGGATTTTTTTTGCTTTGGTCACATAATTAATGTGTGAATatacataattaattttaaa encodes:
- the LOC100360731 gene encoding SNRPN upstream reading frame protein-like; protein product: MERGRDRRTTEQHLPEIEVQVKPRRTASLSNQECHLYPRRSQQQQVPVVDFQAELI